One Rosa chinensis cultivar Old Blush chromosome 3, RchiOBHm-V2, whole genome shotgun sequence DNA window includes the following coding sequences:
- the LOC112195229 gene encoding uncharacterized protein LOC112195229 isoform X2 codes for MAGKKIITICQSGGEFFTEKDGTLSYRGGDAHAIDIDEQVKFNEFKMEVTEMFGCNINNMSIKYFLPGNKKTLITVSNDKDLKRMIKFHDDFATVDIYVMEETIAPDVSNMPASRSSRTTLSETVLPVDVPLDVSEFVGDTPQPDLPLDASLDVLDDTSPIDTHIDLPTEMSPLFPFIGPNDDKHAKGAQQWQNSITGVGQRFSSVHEFRESLRKYAIAHQFAFRYKKNDSHRVTVKCKADGCPWRIHASRLSTTQLICIKKMNPTHTCEGAVATTGHQATRSWVASIIKEKLKYLPNYKPKDIVNDIKQEYGIQLNYFQAWRGKEIAKEQLQGSYKDAYNQLPLFCEKIMETNPGSFAIFTTKEDSSFHRLFVSFHASLSGFQQGCRPLLFLDSIPLKSKYQGTLLAATAADGGDEVFPVAFTVVDAESDDNWHWFLLQLKSSFSTTCPITFVADRQKGLRESIAEVFKDSYHGYCLRYLTEQLIRDLRGQFSHEVKRLMVEDFYAAAYAPTPDNFQRCLESIKSISLEAYNWIIQSEPYNWANAYFKGARYNHMTSNFGELFYSWASDAHELPITQMVDVIRGKIMDLIYKRRADSDQWLTRLTPSMEEKLDKETLKVQNLQVLLSAGSTFEVRGESIEVVDLDCWNCSCKGWQITGLPCCHAIAVIGCTGRNPYDYCSRFFTSDSYRLTYSESIHPIPQVDIPVTKTTSQIAVTVSPPPTRRPPGRPTTKKYGSQGMNKRQLQCSRCKGLGHNKSTCKEILIEY; via the exons ATGGCGGGGaagaaaatcataacaatttgtCAGTCGGGGGGTGAATTCTTTACTGAGAAGGATGGTACATTGTCATATAGAGGTGGTGACGCTCATGCTATTGACATTGATGAACAGGTGAAGTTTAATGAGTTCAAAATGGAGGTGACAGAGATGTTTGGTTGTAACATCAATAACATGTCCATCAAGTACTTCCTCCCTGGCAACAAGAAGACCCTGATTACTGTTTCGAATGACAAGGATCTGAAGCGCATGATCAAATTCCATGATGATTTTGCAACAGTCGATATTTATGTCATGGAAGAAACAATTGCACCCGATGTCTCGAACATGCCTGCCAGTAG gtcAAGCAGAACAACTTTGTCAGAAACTGTGCTTCCAGTTGATGTTCCTCTGGATGTTTCAGAGTTTGTTGGTGATACCCCCCAGCCAGATCTGCCACTGGATGCCTCTCTTGATGTTCTAGATGATACCAGCCCTATCGATACACATATTGATCTACCCACTGAGATGTCACCCCTTTTCCCTTTTATTGGCCCCAATGACGACAAACATGCTAAGGGTGCACAGCAGTGGCAGAATTCCATTACGGGTGTGGGTCAAAGATTCAGTAGTGTTCATGAATTTCGTGAATCATTGCGTAAATATGCCATTGCCCATCAGTTTGCCTTTAGGTATAAGAAGAATGATAGTCATCGTGTGACTGTTAAGTGCAAGGCTGACGGCTGCCCTTGGAGAATTCATGCATCAAGGTTGTCTACGACTCAGTTAATATGTATCAAGAAGATGAATCCAACACATACATGTGAAGGGGCTGTTGCAACAACGGGGCATCAGGCAACAAGGAGTTGGGTGGCTAGTATTATTAAGGAGAAGTTAAAATACTTGCCTAATTATAAGCCCAAGGATATCGTCAATGACATCAAGCAAGAATATGGAATCCAGCTGAACTACTTTCAAGCCTGGCGTGGGAAAGAAATAGCAAAGGAGCAGCTTCAGGGTTCATACAAAGACGCATATAATCAGTTACCCCTTTTCTGTGAGAAGATAATGGAGACAAACCCAGGTAGTTTTGCTATATTTACTACTAAGGAAGACTCCAGTTTCCATCGTCTCTTTGTCTCATTCCATGCCTCATTATCTGGTTTCCAGCAAGGTTGCAGGCCTCTCCTTTTTCTTGATAGCATTCCTTTAAAGTCAAAATATCAAGGCACATTGTTGGCTGCGACTGCTGCAGATGGGGGTGATGAGGTTTTCCCTGTTGCTTTCACTGTTGTGGATGCAGAAAGTGATGATAACTGGCATTGGTTTTTACTTCAGCTGAAATCCTCATTTTCAACAACTTGTCCGATAACATTTGTGGCAGACAGACAGAAGGGGCTAAGGGAATCAATTGCTGAAGTATTCAAAGACTCATACCATGGCTATTGCCTGCGATACTTGACTGAGCAACTTATCAGAGACTTGAGGGGGCAGTTTTCTCACGAGGTGAAGCGACTCATGGTTGAGGATTTCTATGCTGCTGCTTATGCACCTACTCCAGATAACTTCCAAAGGTGTCTTGAGAGCATTAAAAGTATTTCATTAGAAGCTTACAATTGGATCATACAAAGTGAGCCATACAACTGGGCGAATGCATATTTTAAGGGTGCCAGATATAACCATATGACATCAAACTTTGGAGAGCTGTTTTACAGTTGGGCATCAGATGCACACGAGTTACCAATAACTCAGATGGTTGATGTGATCAGGGGTAAGATTATGGACTTGATCTACAAAAGAAGAGCAGATTCCGATCAATGGTTGACAAGGCTAACTCCATCCATGGAGGAAAAGCTAGATAAGGAAACCCTTAAAGTCCAAAACCTCCAAGTACTACTATCAGCTGGTAGCACATTTGAGGTTCGTGGTGAATCCATTGAAGTTGTCGATTTAGATTGCTGGAATTGCAGTTGTAAAGGGTGGCAGATAACTGGTTTACCATGCTGTCATGCAATTGCTGTCATTGGTTGTACGGGTCGGAACCCATATGATTATTGTTCAAGATTCTTTACTTCTGACAGCTACAGATTGACATACTCAGAGTCAATACATCCTATTCCACAAGTAGACATTCCTGTGACAAAGACTACTTCTCAGATAGCAGTAACTGTAAGCCCTCCTCCAACCCGCCGTCCACCTGGCCGGCCAACGACAAAAAAGTATGGATCTCAAGGAATGAATAAGCGTCAACTCCAGTGTAGCAGATGCAAGGGTCTTGGGCACAACAAGTCCACTTGCAAAGAGATATTAATAGAGTATTAG
- the LOC112195229 gene encoding uncharacterized protein LOC112195229 isoform X1 — protein sequence MAGKKIITICQSGGEFFTEKDGTLSYRGGDAHAIDIDEQVKFNEFKMEVTEMFGCNINNMSIKYFLPGNKKTLITVSNDKDLKRMIKFHDDFATVDIYVMEETIAPDVSNMPAKFLGFFFCRSSRTTLSETVLPVDVPLDVSEFVGDTPQPDLPLDASLDVLDDTSPIDTHIDLPTEMSPLFPFIGPNDDKHAKGAQQWQNSITGVGQRFSSVHEFRESLRKYAIAHQFAFRYKKNDSHRVTVKCKADGCPWRIHASRLSTTQLICIKKMNPTHTCEGAVATTGHQATRSWVASIIKEKLKYLPNYKPKDIVNDIKQEYGIQLNYFQAWRGKEIAKEQLQGSYKDAYNQLPLFCEKIMETNPGSFAIFTTKEDSSFHRLFVSFHASLSGFQQGCRPLLFLDSIPLKSKYQGTLLAATAADGGDEVFPVAFTVVDAESDDNWHWFLLQLKSSFSTTCPITFVADRQKGLRESIAEVFKDSYHGYCLRYLTEQLIRDLRGQFSHEVKRLMVEDFYAAAYAPTPDNFQRCLESIKSISLEAYNWIIQSEPYNWANAYFKGARYNHMTSNFGELFYSWASDAHELPITQMVDVIRGKIMDLIYKRRADSDQWLTRLTPSMEEKLDKETLKVQNLQVLLSAGSTFEVRGESIEVVDLDCWNCSCKGWQITGLPCCHAIAVIGCTGRNPYDYCSRFFTSDSYRLTYSESIHPIPQVDIPVTKTTSQIAVTVSPPPTRRPPGRPTTKKYGSQGMNKRQLQCSRCKGLGHNKSTCKEILIEY from the exons ATGGCGGGGaagaaaatcataacaatttgtCAGTCGGGGGGTGAATTCTTTACTGAGAAGGATGGTACATTGTCATATAGAGGTGGTGACGCTCATGCTATTGACATTGATGAACAGGTGAAGTTTAATGAGTTCAAAATGGAGGTGACAGAGATGTTTGGTTGTAACATCAATAACATGTCCATCAAGTACTTCCTCCCTGGCAACAAGAAGACCCTGATTACTGTTTCGAATGACAAGGATCTGAAGCGCATGATCAAATTCCATGATGATTTTGCAACAGTCGATATTTATGTCATGGAAGAAACAATTGCACCCGATGTCTCGAACATGCCTGCCA aatttctgggattttttttttgtaggtcAAGCAGAACAACTTTGTCAGAAACTGTGCTTCCAGTTGATGTTCCTCTGGATGTTTCAGAGTTTGTTGGTGATACCCCCCAGCCAGATCTGCCACTGGATGCCTCTCTTGATGTTCTAGATGATACCAGCCCTATCGATACACATATTGATCTACCCACTGAGATGTCACCCCTTTTCCCTTTTATTGGCCCCAATGACGACAAACATGCTAAGGGTGCACAGCAGTGGCAGAATTCCATTACGGGTGTGGGTCAAAGATTCAGTAGTGTTCATGAATTTCGTGAATCATTGCGTAAATATGCCATTGCCCATCAGTTTGCCTTTAGGTATAAGAAGAATGATAGTCATCGTGTGACTGTTAAGTGCAAGGCTGACGGCTGCCCTTGGAGAATTCATGCATCAAGGTTGTCTACGACTCAGTTAATATGTATCAAGAAGATGAATCCAACACATACATGTGAAGGGGCTGTTGCAACAACGGGGCATCAGGCAACAAGGAGTTGGGTGGCTAGTATTATTAAGGAGAAGTTAAAATACTTGCCTAATTATAAGCCCAAGGATATCGTCAATGACATCAAGCAAGAATATGGAATCCAGCTGAACTACTTTCAAGCCTGGCGTGGGAAAGAAATAGCAAAGGAGCAGCTTCAGGGTTCATACAAAGACGCATATAATCAGTTACCCCTTTTCTGTGAGAAGATAATGGAGACAAACCCAGGTAGTTTTGCTATATTTACTACTAAGGAAGACTCCAGTTTCCATCGTCTCTTTGTCTCATTCCATGCCTCATTATCTGGTTTCCAGCAAGGTTGCAGGCCTCTCCTTTTTCTTGATAGCATTCCTTTAAAGTCAAAATATCAAGGCACATTGTTGGCTGCGACTGCTGCAGATGGGGGTGATGAGGTTTTCCCTGTTGCTTTCACTGTTGTGGATGCAGAAAGTGATGATAACTGGCATTGGTTTTTACTTCAGCTGAAATCCTCATTTTCAACAACTTGTCCGATAACATTTGTGGCAGACAGACAGAAGGGGCTAAGGGAATCAATTGCTGAAGTATTCAAAGACTCATACCATGGCTATTGCCTGCGATACTTGACTGAGCAACTTATCAGAGACTTGAGGGGGCAGTTTTCTCACGAGGTGAAGCGACTCATGGTTGAGGATTTCTATGCTGCTGCTTATGCACCTACTCCAGATAACTTCCAAAGGTGTCTTGAGAGCATTAAAAGTATTTCATTAGAAGCTTACAATTGGATCATACAAAGTGAGCCATACAACTGGGCGAATGCATATTTTAAGGGTGCCAGATATAACCATATGACATCAAACTTTGGAGAGCTGTTTTACAGTTGGGCATCAGATGCACACGAGTTACCAATAACTCAGATGGTTGATGTGATCAGGGGTAAGATTATGGACTTGATCTACAAAAGAAGAGCAGATTCCGATCAATGGTTGACAAGGCTAACTCCATCCATGGAGGAAAAGCTAGATAAGGAAACCCTTAAAGTCCAAAACCTCCAAGTACTACTATCAGCTGGTAGCACATTTGAGGTTCGTGGTGAATCCATTGAAGTTGTCGATTTAGATTGCTGGAATTGCAGTTGTAAAGGGTGGCAGATAACTGGTTTACCATGCTGTCATGCAATTGCTGTCATTGGTTGTACGGGTCGGAACCCATATGATTATTGTTCAAGATTCTTTACTTCTGACAGCTACAGATTGACATACTCAGAGTCAATACATCCTATTCCACAAGTAGACATTCCTGTGACAAAGACTACTTCTCAGATAGCAGTAACTGTAAGCCCTCCTCCAACCCGCCGTCCACCTGGCCGGCCAACGACAAAAAAGTATGGATCTCAAGGAATGAATAAGCGTCAACTCCAGTGTAGCAGATGCAAGGGTCTTGGGCACAACAAGTCCACTTGCAAAGAGATATTAATAGAGTATTAG